A segment of the Thermoplasmatales archaeon genome:
AACTAAAACAAAATCTATTTAATTTCCTTAAAGATTTACTATTTGCCTGAGGCATTATCCTTTCTTTTTCCATAATCTGGGATTTTGCCTCAGGAAATAATTTTTTCTAAATTTTCACTTTCGGAGATACTGCCTGAGACCGATACTTTTATATTTTGGTTTTATATTGAGGGACGAGGGATCAAAATGCAGCAAGAAAATGTAATCTTTGTGGGAAATAAACCGCCAATGAATTATGTGCTGGCAGCAATAACACAGCTTAACTCTGGAGCGAACAAAGTAGCAATAAAGGCGAGGGGAAGAGCTATCTCCAGAGCTGTCGATGTTGCAGAGATTGTCAGAAGAAGGTTTGTGCCAGATGCAAAGATAGAAGATGTAAAGATATTCACCGAAGAACTAACTAATGAGCAGGGCGGAAAAGTAAATGTTTCCTGTATAGAAATTTACCTCGCCAGATAAATCTTCCCCCTCTTTTTATCTTATTTTTACCAAAAATATTTATAACACTTTTATTTAAAAGAAAATATGAATCCTCTGCTTAATCCATTATTCTCTGCAAGAATTTTAAAACATTATTTAACAGACATAAAAAGAGCATGGAAAAGCGAGGAGGAAATTAAAAGATATCAGGATAAAGCAATCAAAAAAGTAGTCAGATACGCATATAAGGTTCCACTTTATCATGAAAAATATAAAAAGGCTGGTATAAAGCCAGAAGATATTAGAGGTATAAAAGATTTAAAAAAATTACCTGTTATTACGAAAGATGATATCATAGAATTTTATCCAGATAAAATATTACCAAAAAACTATAAAAAGGAAAAAATTTCTGTCAGCACTTCGGGCTCGTCTGGCAAAGCTATTACAATCTTTAAAGATTTAGAGTTAATAATGGTTGAGGCAATTTTTGCGCTAAGACAGCTTTTTACTTATGGAATAAGCTGGAGGAAAGATAAAATAACAAATATAGGTGATTTTTCGGTTCCAAAAACAAGTGATGAAGAATGTTTGAGAAAAGGATTGATAAGGAATTTATCTCCATTATTCTCTTTTAAAAATTATCAAAATTTATATACGGGTGAAGAAGTAAATATTTTATTAAATAAAATAGAAGAATTTTCCCCGAAACTTATAGTGGGTTATACAAGTGTTTTGATGGGTATAGCATATCTCAGAAAAAAATATGGAAGAATTGAGCCAGATTATATAATCTCAAGTGGGGAAGTTTTAGACAATTATTCAAGAAAATATATTGAAGAAGCTTTTAATTGCGATGTATTAGATCTCTATGCAACAACGGAAGGTGGTTCAATAGCTTTTGAATGTCTTGAAAAAAGTTTTCACATAAACAGCGATTTCTCCTATTTGGAGATTCTTGATGAGAACCTTGAAGAGGTGGGCGAAAATGAACACGGAAATGTTGTAATAACCCGCCTGCATGCGAGCGCGACCCCCATCATAAGATATATCGGGCTTAATGACATCGCATCTATCTCTCAAGACAGATGCAATTGCGGGCAAAATACCCCTCTACTTCACTCATTGGGCGGAAGGAAAAAAGACGTGATAATACTTGAAGGAGGAACAATTATTCCGCCAGCAACCCTGCCCATGCCGCTTGTAGAAATTTTTGAAAGGAGTGAAAGCAAGGGGATAAAAAGATATCAGTTTATTCAGGATAGGGTGGGGAAGGTTGAGATAAGAATTGAAGCAGAGGAGGAGGTTGGAGAGGAATTTCTTGAAGGAATAAGAAATGCTTATGAAAAATTTTTTAAGGGAAGGGCTAAAGTGGAGGTAAGGGAAAAAGAAGCTGAGAAAGTGGGTTATTCGTATCCAATGGTTATATCGAAAGTAAATATAGAAAATGAAATACAGAAAAATATTAAATGAGGAAGAAGTAACTTTTCTCATTTATGATATAATAGAGGTAAAGCTGGATAGAAAAATTTATGAAAAATATAGAAAGAAGCATAAGGATGATGAAATAATTATATTCTGTCCTTTCAAAGAAATTTATAATGCTGTAACTGGAAGAAAATTATATTTCATATCTGAAGAAAGTGAAATACCTTTAATTGGCTATACTTCTTTCGGTCTTATAGATAGGGATACAAATATTATCCAAGTTCGTCCTATATCTGGATGTAACTTAAATTGCATATTCTGCTCTGTAGATGAAGGTAAGAGTAAAACAAGGTTTGTTGATTATATGGTAGATGCTGATTATCTTTTGAAGGAATTTGAGGAAATTGTAAAAATGAAAAGAAAAAAGTGTAATATGATAGAGGCACATATAGACGGGCAGGGAGAGCCATTTTTGTATCCATATATAGATAAACTGATTAAAGGATTAAAAGAGATTGCAGATATTGTATCCATACAAACAAATGGTATCCTGCTTGATAAGGGAAGAATAAGAAGACTTGAAGGATATTTGGATAGAATAAATTTATCAATAAATGCAATTGATAAAAATCTCGCAGAAAAAATAGCGGGATGTAAATATGATATCGGGCATGTAATGGAAATAGCTGAGGAAATAGCAACAAGCGATATAGATTTACTTATTGCTCCAGTTTGGCTGAAAAATTATAATGACGATGAAATATTAAAAATAATAGAATTCGGAAAAAGAATAGGAGCTGGAAAAAAATGGAAGCCGTTTGGAATACAGAAATATATCAGGCATAAATTTGGCAGAAGACCAAAAGGTATAAAAGTTATTGATTTTAAAAAATTTTATGATGAAATTGAAAAAATTGATAAAAATTTGCATCTTTATCCTGAAGATTTTGGTATAGTTAAATGCAAGGTTTTGCCAAAAAAATTTAAGGTAGGTGAAAAAGTGAAATTAAGGGTAGAAAT
Coding sequences within it:
- the albA gene encoding DNA-binding protein Alba, whose product is MQQENVIFVGNKPPMNYVLAAITQLNSGANKVAIKARGRAISRAVDVAEIVRRRFVPDAKIEDVKIFTEELTNEQGGKVNVSCIEIYLAR
- a CDS encoding phenylacetate--CoA ligase family protein, giving the protein MNPLLNPLFSARILKHYLTDIKRAWKSEEEIKRYQDKAIKKVVRYAYKVPLYHEKYKKAGIKPEDIRGIKDLKKLPVITKDDIIEFYPDKILPKNYKKEKISVSTSGSSGKAITIFKDLELIMVEAIFALRQLFTYGISWRKDKITNIGDFSVPKTSDEECLRKGLIRNLSPLFSFKNYQNLYTGEEVNILLNKIEEFSPKLIVGYTSVLMGIAYLRKKYGRIEPDYIISSGEVLDNYSRKYIEEAFNCDVLDLYATTEGGSIAFECLEKSFHINSDFSYLEILDENLEEVGENEHGNVVITRLHASATPIIRYIGLNDIASISQDRCNCGQNTPLLHSLGGRKKDVIILEGGTIIPPATLPMPLVEIFERSESKGIKRYQFIQDRVGKVEIRIEAEEEVGEEFLEGIRNAYEKFFKGRAKVEVREKEAEKVGYSYPMVISKVNIENEIQKNIK
- a CDS encoding radical SAM protein, producing the protein MKYRKILNEEEVTFLIYDIIEVKLDRKIYEKYRKKHKDDEIIIFCPFKEIYNAVTGRKLYFISEESEIPLIGYTSFGLIDRDTNIIQVRPISGCNLNCIFCSVDEGKSKTRFVDYMVDADYLLKEFEEIVKMKRKKCNMIEAHIDGQGEPFLYPYIDKLIKGLKEIADIVSIQTNGILLDKGRIRRLEGYLDRINLSINAIDKNLAEKIAGCKYDIGHVMEIAEEIATSDIDLLIAPVWLKNYNDDEILKIIEFGKRIGAGKKWKPFGIQKYIRHKFGRRPKGIKVIDFKKFYDEIEKIDKNLHLYPEDFGIVKCKVLPKKFKVGEKVKLRVEMEGRMRNEMLSFARERVISILDTNKKVDEFVYAKIIKNKHNIYVAKEL